The DNA sequence ATCGTAGCTGTTAATTCAAAATTTCTACGGATTAACAAAATTTAAAACTAATTTGAATGACAGTAAAATTTTACTTATTTAGTATTTGATCAGTAAATAAAAAACCCACTAAAAATCGATAGTAATAATAAAACGATAAGCCTAACAAAACTGTTTATCTAACATTTTAGAAAATAATAATGTAAAAATCATTAAATTTAGGTATGTTTTGAAATATTTGCATATAGGTAATAAACAATTCTTTACCTCTGGGAAATAAGATTTAATTTATATTAACAATGGTATAGTACATTCGTTGCAAATCCATTATGAATTAATCATCACATTTCGACTAATGATTATTTTTCAACCACTAAAGTTCCAGCTGCCATATCCCCAATTCTTTGTTTTTTTGGGGATTTGGCACTGAAAATAATGGCTAATCCTCCTGGTAGGGGGTAAGGAATCAGGTCTAATAATAATAAAACACTTCTTATAAAACTTTGTTGGTATGTTATTGGTTGATAATCTAATTCATTAACAACCCTGATTTTCATGAATATTTTACCTATAGTTTGCCATTTCATATCCAGAAACATAAAATAAAGGAAAAAGACTAAAATATCCAACAACACCCATATTATGGCCAATAATTCCACAGACATTCCCGGATTAATGATATTTAATGATATAATGAGAATCAGTAGAATTCCAAATAAAAATAACAAAAAAATCAAATCAATTATGAACGCCAAGGTTTTGGAACTGGTTGAAGCATATTTGGCCTTAATATTTGTTCCACACTCCTTGCAGAAATTTGCAAAACTAGGATTGATTGTTTCACATTTCAAGCATAATAATTGGTTTGATTCAGATATTTCATTGGAAACATACCTTTTTTTTGATAATATTTTTAATTTATCCCAATTTTTCCGGAATACAAAAAATATGAGAAGTGGCATTAAAATCAAAGACGGAATAATTAGGGAAGAATCTGCCCCAGCGGTAAATAAGGAAGGTAAATTTTCAAAAACACTTGTATTGTTTATCATAATGGTTACAAATATGTTATTGGCAATATGAACGCCAATTGCAGTTTCCAAACCATTTTCTGCTAATGTGATAATCCCCAATGTTAATCCGAACATGAACATGTTAAGTACAATACCTAAACCCGAAAAAACATCAGAACCATTGAAAAAATGTCCAACTGCAAACAGTGCGGAAGTTATGAGGAGGGGGATTACTGGTTTTCGTGTTATAATTCCAATTCCCTGTATTAAATA is a window from the Methanobacterium sp. genome containing:
- a CDS encoding CPBP family intramembrane metalloprotease, which gives rise to MHQKEFLDNVDYGKNDWWRYVVTILASWVGPLILIIMVLIPLFIFPNHFKQVIMAPDSFENLNSMFLLVFFGIYYILSFILFCFCTRFIHRKKLILFVNTFNKVKWLKILKGAGLWFGILGLAMLIELIIDPSLVEFSLNPSFFILLILSLVIYSIQASFEEIFFRGYLIQGIGIITRKPVIPLLITSALFAVGHFFNGSDVFSGLGIVLNMFMFGLTLGIITLAENGLETAIGVHIANNIFVTIMINNTSVFENLPSLFTAGADSSLIIPSLILMPLLIFFVFRKNWDKLKILSKKRYVSNEISESNQLLCLKCETINPSFANFCKECGTNIKAKYASTSSKTLAFIIDLIFLLFLFGILLILIISLNIINPGMSVELLAIIWVLLDILVFFLYFMFLDMKWQTIGKIFMKIRVVNELDYQPITYQQSFIRSVLLLLDLIPYPLPGGLAIIFSAKSPKKQRIGDMAAGTLVVEK